The genome window AACCGACTCAAGATTGGGTCGGAGAATCGGTTCAAATCAAGCCTCTTCCGGAAAAAAATCGACACCAGTTGCAATTGACGCGTACCGAAGATGGCAAGCCAGAAGAGGTGATCAAAATTGATTTAACCACAGTAGAATTATTTGACTTGGTTGAAGCCATTGATCAACTCTTAAATGATGGCACTACTCTTCCCGAACTTACCTTAAGTCTTCATCCTCACTCTCGTAAAATTCGTAGCCGCAACGAACCGTTAGCGAAAAAAGCCCAGCCCGCAATGACGGGAGTGGCGAGTTTAGCTGTCGCCGCGATCGCGCTCTTTTTTGTTCCCATTCCAGAAATACGCGAACCCGAACCCGTAGAAGGTAATGGATCCCGTCGTGAAGAAACCCTCCCCAGTGAAAGGGGGCGTGCCGTCCCTTCCGGGATTAAAGAAACCCTCGCCGATCTTCCGAGAATTACTGATTCAGACGAGTTAGCGGCTTTAGGAAGTAATCTGCAAACGACAATTAGTCAAAACTTACAACAAGAGGTTAGGGAAGAATCCTTACGGTATCGGGTGTGGGTTACACAGACAGGAGATGTTCTGGGTTACGAACAACTCGCAGGACCGAATCTCAATATTACCGAAACCCCCGTTCTCCCCAATTTGCTTTCTTTACCCGTTGAGGGCAATACTCCACAAGCAAGTGCTGTTGGGGAATTAGAAGTCACTTTCAACGCCAATGGAGTCGTGGCAGTCGAACGGGAGTAATTGTCGCACAAAATGCCAATTGCCGACTCTGGCATAAGGTTCTAATGCCGAGAGAACCGTTTTCCCATAACTGCGATGATTGACCCGACTATCGAGTAAGGCAACAACCCCTTGTTGTTCGCGCAAAGGAACCACTGCTCGCTGTAATTCTCTCAATGCCGTGGGTAAGAGATAGAGGCGAAACCAATCTTGGCGTTTCTGTTTATAATAAGCAGTTTGTCCGGCAACAATCGGGTTTTCCAGAGAAGGAAGCGGAATGGTTGTCATAATCAGCAACTGTGGCGTCGCTAACTGTTGTCGGTAGTCTTGCCAAAATTCCCAGCTACACACTAAAATCCCATTTTCTCGCAGTTGCGTACTTTCTAACCGGACGCGAGACCCAAATTCACCTGCTAATGCCGTTGCTGTTTGTCGTTTCAAGGGGACATCACTGACTAGAACAACCACTAAATTGCTATGGAAATCGCCCTCAGTGATCAGGTGACGGATTTTTTCCAAGAGGGCGGGTTGAAATTCCCTGGTATTGGGCATTGGCATCCCATCGGGTATATATAAATTAATTGCATCCTGATGGCGATCGCGCGCAAACCGTAAGCAAGTCATCTCTGGTAAACCCAACTTCTGACGATACACAGGGGCATCTTTTTCCCAATCGAGAAAGCCGCCAATGAAAACCGTTGGCTGTTGTGTCCAAAGTGGGGTTAACTCTTCAGAGACCGAACCAGGACAACACGCAATTGTAAATTCTCCTCGTTCCCGATACATATCTGCCCAAAGGAGTTGATTACTTTGTTGGGCTTGCTGGAAAAACTGGCAAAAGGGATGATTAGGTGCAGTCTCCTTTAAAACCACAAATAGCTTTTTCAGAATTTCTTGTTCCGGTTCATTCAGCAATAAACACTCATAAGGATTTTGCGGGCGATTAAAGAGCATTTTGGTCAGTTCCACTCTCACATCACGAATGAGGTCTGCATGCTGCGGATAATGGTTGAGTAATTCATTCCAATGGCGAGTGGAAATCCTCAAGGTGAGTTGCTCTCGTGCCCAATCTTCTAAATCATCCGCTTCGTCAAAAATGGTGGGAATGCCCTCAGGAAGGAATCCTTTTTCAAAGAGACGATCCGCAAACCAGTCTTGAGGAGAAACCAGAATTAACCCGGAATGATGGCTCAATATTTCTGGAGAAAGGTTGGCTAAGTTTTCGCAAACCTGAACCGGTGTGTTCGTATCCAGCCATTCTTTGAGTTGTGGAATTGCCCGATCTAAAAGCTGCTTTTGTTTGCTTTTCGGGGCAACAACAAGGACAGGACGGGCAAACAATAGAGCAGGAGTCAGATAGCTAAAGCAGTAGCCTGAGGCAGTTCCCGTTTGCATCAGGGCAGACCGTTTAAGGCGCAACGCTCTTGCCACAAGACGCGCCATTGTTAGATGATGGGGCCAATTGAGGTCGGGTTGATTGCGAAGAAAGCTACGGAGATAGGTATGGACTTCTGCTTCGATAACTGTCACGAGAACACTTCAATTTAAATAGAGTCACTCCCATCATTATAAAAAAGCATTATGAAGGTCGGAATTATTGGTTTAGGTTTAATTGGCGGTTCGTTAGGGTTAGCGCTGCGATCGCGCGGTCATTATATCCTCGGGATTTCCCGTCATCAGGAAACTTGCACCCTTGCTTGTGAAAAAGGAATTGCCGATAAGGCGAGTGTTGATTTCTCCCTTCTCCAAGCTACAGAGGTGGTATTTATTTGTACCCCGATTGGCGCGATTTTACCGACAGTGGAAAAATTACAACCCATTCTTTCCCCCGACACGATTTTGACGGATGTGGGATCAGTGAAAAGTGCGGTTGTGAATGCAGTCGCCCCTCTCTGGTCAAATTTTATTGGCGGACACCCCATGGCAGGAACCGCAGAACAAGGGATTACAGCAGCCAAGCCGGACTTATTCCCAGGCACACGATATGTGTTAACCCCCACAGAACACACGCCCTCACAAGCGCAAAAAACGGTCACTGAATTAGTTCAGTCTTTAGAGACCGAGGTTATTATTTGTCCCCCAGAAACCCATGATCAAGCTGTCGCTTGGATTTCTCATTTACCGGTATTTGTCAGTAGCAGTTTAATTGCTGCTTCTCTGCAAGAAACCGATCCCGAAGTGGCACAGTTAGCACAAAAACTCGCAAGTTCTGGCTTCCGGGATACCAGTCGCGTCGGTGGGGGGAACCCAGAATTAGGGGTGATGATGGCAAAATATAATAAAGAAGCCGTGCAGCGATCGCTGCAAGTGTATCAAGAACAATTAGAGACAATCAAGCAAGTGATTGAAGCCGAAAATTGGGATGTTTTAGAGATGATGTTAGGGCAAACTAAGGGCGCGCGATCGCGCTACGATATGACTCATTGACTTGGATTTAATTTTCATCTGTATCAAAAGCATAAAATGCTGCTGGACTCATAACCTTGGGGGAATTGAGTTCTAAAGTTAAAATATCTTTATCACCAGTAATCAAGTAGTCACATTGAGAGTAAATAGCAGCTATCACAATCGGCAAATCTGCTTGATCTCTCAAAAAAGTTAGGTCGTCACGGGAGGCGGGTTCGATATTATCAATATCAACAAGTTCGTAGGATAACTCAATCAAAAACGTCTCTAGCGTTTCAATCTGATTCGGAAACTTCCGCTCAAACACTGCATATAGTTCATCCACAACATACTGAGATATAACTAAGGTATGCCATGCAATTGCGTATCGCATAAACTCAGCTACCGATGAATTAGGGAACAGAATTGCCGAAATAATCACATTAGTATCAATAAATAAACGCACAGCAAATTACTGCCCATTTTCAATGCGAACTTCTTTAACTAATTGGATGACATCTTCTTCGTTGCGAATTTCCGCTTTTTCTGCTGCACCAGAAAGTTCTTCCTGTATTTTAGAAAGTGCAGTCAGTGATGAGTTAGCAAGGGTGATTTTGCCATTTTCTTCAATAAATAAAACTTTGTCGCCAGGTTTAAGATTCAGTTGCTTGCGAATCTCAACCGGTATCGTAATTTGTCCTTTAGAGGTAACTTTAGCTAGTTCCATAACCCTTCCTTACATTCCTTACTATTATTGTATAACTGTATTTTGCTAGCGCTGCCAATAGATTAGGAATGATGAGAGATGATGTTAGGGCAAACCCAAGATGCGCGATCAAATTTTTTATAAGTCAGGAATTATACGCGTTTGGTATCATAAAAGGGATGATTGATGCTTCTGTGATTCCAAGGGTCACGCATGCAAAAGACTGGACTACTCTCTAATTTTACGTTAATTGTGTTTGAATAAATTATCTTTTATTTGTATTTAATAATGCTTCGATCAATTATTTTATTTCTAGTTTTAGTTACATTAGCTGCTTGCGGCAGTTCTGCTCAAGTGCAAGCCCAAGATCGTCTTTTCCCTAAAATGTCGGTTGATTTTTTAGATTCTTATGAACTGCCTAAACAGACATTTGAAAAAACACCGGTTGGTGGTTTATCTGGGATCACCTATAACCAGAAGAAAAATTTATTTTATGCGATTTCGGATGATCGCAGCCGAAATGCCCCGGCAAGATTTTATACCCTTGATATTAGCGTTAAACTCCAAGAAACCACGCCACAAATTGCAGATGTTAGCGTGGAAGATGTTACGTTTCTCCAAACTGAGGCGGGAGAAGTTTTTCCCAAGGGAGAAATTGATGGTGAAGGGATTGCTTTTGCCCCCGGCAATACGGTCTTTATTTCTAGTGAAGGGAACACGGAGCAAAATATTTATCCTTTTGTCAAGCGCTTTGATCTCGATACAGGAGTGCAGAAACAAACCCTTCCGTTACCGCAACGGTTTTTATTACCAGAAACAGAAGAAGATGCCCCCAGAGGGGTGAGAAATAATCTGGGGTTTGAATCTCTAACGCTTAATCCGAGTGGTGTACTCAGTCCAGAAGGGGATCCCTTTCGAGTTTTCACCGCAACAGAATCGTCTCTCCGTCAGGATCAATTACCTAAAGATTCGGAAGAACCAACCCGAGTTCGTTTTTTACATTATGTGGTTAATCCGATTGGGCAACCCCTTCCGATTGCCGAACATTTATATTTATTAGATGAACCCCCATTAGGAACCGTTGGTAATGGTTTAACCGAAGTTTTAGCTATTCAACCGGAAGGGTATTTCTTAACCCTAGAACGGTCTTATGGCTTATCAGGATATGGTGCCAAACTCTTTCTGATGACAATTGGCAATGCAACAGATACGTCAGGCGTAAACACCTTTAATGTTGAATTAGGAGGATTGCAACCGCTGCGGAAAAAGCTATTGTTTGATTTCTCTGAACTTGATTTCGATATCTATAATTTGGAAGGCTTAGCTGTGGGTCCAACTTTACCCGATGGCAGTCAAAGTTTATTTGTCATTAGTGATGATAATTTTAATGAACAGGAAATTACCCAAATTTTATTGTTTCGTTTGCAAAATTAAATCAAACTTGCTTGATTCCCTAAAACAGCTAACGAATGACAAATAACTAACTTATTATGTCCTACTGGCACATTGTTCCTAAACCTGAAATTCCAGACTGGTTCCTCACGGCAGTCGCACAGTATCATCCGCCATACTCTCCATATATTGCTCAATTATTGTGGCAACGAGGCATTGATGATTTAGACAGTTTAAAGCAATTTCTTGACCCGAAAACGTATACGCCCACTTCTGGCTTTGCTGGTTTTGGACGACAAATGGAGTTAGCGATTCAACGATGTCAGCAAGCCTGGGAAAATCAGGAAAAAGTTGTCATCTGGGGAGATTTTGATGCCGATGGGGTCACGGCAACAAGTGTGCTTTGGGAAGGGTTACAACCTTTTTTTCCCACTCCGGAAAGCCTCTCTTATTACATTCCGAATCGTCTGACTGAGTCTCATGGCTTGAACGAACCAGGGTTGAGACAATTGGCAGCGAATGGGGTGGAATTAGTGATTACTTGCGATACCGGAAGCACGAATTTGGCGGAAATGAAAATTGCTAAAACCTTGGGGATTGATCTGATCATTACCGATCATCATACGTTGCCCTCAGAAGAACCTGATGTCGTTGCCATTCTCAACCCTAAATATTTAGCCCCATCGCATCCGCTCTATCATCTGTCGGGTGTCGCCGTAGCGTATAAACTCATTGAGGCTTTATCTGAATCTTTTCCGGAAATTCCAGAACAGCCAGCAGAAACGTTATTAGATTTAGTCGCCATTGGACTGATTGCCGATTTAGTAGAACTGCGAGGAGATTGTCGCTATTTAGCTCAACAAGGCATTCAAAAATTAGCCCAACAACTGAATCATCCCACGCGCCCAGGGATTGCTGAACTGTTGAAGTTATGTAAGAGAAGCGGCGATCGACCGATGGATATTGCCTTTGGCATTGGTCCTCGTATTAATGCCATTAGTCGTATTCAAGGGGATGCGACATTTGCAGTGGAATTGTTAACCAGTCAAGACGAAACCGTTTGTAAACAACTGGCTCAACAAACTGAAATTGCGAATACGCGTCGCAAGGAACTACAAAAGGAAGTGGAAACTGCCGTGAAATGGCGCATTGCAGAACTGGATTTATCGACAACGGGGGTAATTGTTCTCGCTGATTCCCAATGGCAACCGGGGGTTTTAGGGTTAGTAGCGGGACAAATTGCTCAAGAATATGCCCGTCCCACCATCCTTTTAAACTTGGATACGGCTAATGAAGAAGAAATCAGTTTTGCTCGCGGTTCTGCCCGTTCTGTGCAGAAAATCGATCTTTATCAACTGCTGCGATCGCAGCAACATTTATTACATCGCTTTGGCGGACATCCGTTTGCTGCAGGACTCAGTATTAAAGCAGAAAATCTCCCGATTTTTCGAGAGGCAATTAATCAACAATTTCGCCAGCAATATGGCAGTATTGCCCCCGAACCTACCTTGGCAATTGATTTGATTGTTACTGTTCAAGAGTTAGGAAAAGAACTCTTTCAAGCTTTAAAATTACTGGAACCTTATGGAATGGGCAATCCGCTTCCGCGCTTACTGATTCAAAATTGCTGGTTTGAGCAAGTTTGGAATAAAAATATTCAAGATTATACGGGTAAGAAAATTCGCTATATTCGCACCACATTTAAAATTTGTGATGAAACTAAGCCAGAGGGATTTCCTGGCATGTGGTGGGGACACTATAAGGAAGAGTTACCGGAGAATCAATCGTTTGATGCGGTAGTCGAACTAGATTTTAATGCTTATCAAAAAGAGTACGAAGTGCGCATTGTAGAAGTCAAAGCAAAGCAGCAACAAGATAGTTATTCTTTTGGGAGTGATGAGACACTGGTCTTGCTGGATTGTCGAGGAGAGAAGACACCCGTTGAGACCAAAGAGCCGGTTTTAACGGTCGATAACTGTCCTCGCCATTGGGAAGAAATAACGTCAACTCTGGAAGCAGGAATGAAAAGCAATTGCGCGATCGCGCTGACTTATTCGTCACCTCATCACTTGCCAGCAAAAGAGATTTGGAAACAGTTACTGGGTATTGCCAAATATCTCAGCCGGACTGAGCAAATTGTGACCCAAGAAAAACTACAAACTCAGTTGGCATTAAGTCGAAAAACACTTACCCTTGGTCTGCAAGCATTGATGAGTATCGGCTTTCATCTCGAAGGAGAAGTAGCAATAAAAGTAACAGGAACAGCAAAGACTGATATTTTTAGTCCTGACGCTGTTCAGACTTTTTTAGCGGCAGTTCAAGAAGAACAATTTCGTTGTCAGTACTTTTCTGAAGTACCCATCGACATGATTCGTAAGCAAGGTCTAGCTGTTTCTGCTGATTCCAAATAAAGGAGCATTTTCTGGTAAAAGGGTTCCGGATCGAAATTGTAATTTTCCTTAATATTCAACGATTTTGCGTCCTTTCAGCCGATGGATCTTGAATAGTCAGCTTAATTTTGCTATTTTGATGAAGTATGGGTTGAAGTTGTGTCTAATTCTTAAAAAGTAAGCTTGGAAAGCTAGTAATACGTTTCAAGCTTTATCAACCCTCTTTTTTTAGCGGCAACGCGTTGAATGAATTCATTTGTAACGACTTTGTTATAAATTTGACAAATTAAACTATTTCAGGTGAAGAATTAACGACTGGGCGATTAATTTTGTTTGCATCGAGGGATGAGTGTACTGATTTTTTCTCCCTTGCCTCCCCGATCCAACTTCGACCCATTATTTCAAAACTGACCGACAACGACTTATTGTCCCCCCCAAAGGAAACGCCCGCCTAAAAAGAGGATGATTCCACCAATGGCAAGCCAGTCTCTGCCTCTGAGCCTTAGGTAATGCCATTGGACATTATGTTGATCGGGACTGGTAAAGCCTCGCACTTCCATCGCGATCGCGATTTGTTCGGCTCTCATCAAGAGGTTTTCCAATAACTTTTCTGCCACCATTAACCACAGCGTTAGACTTTTACGAATACCCAATTTTTTCCAGTTAATTGCCCGGGTACTAACCGAACGAACCAGATTTTGAATTTCTTCTAAAACCAGGGGAATGAAGCGTAGGGATAGGGTTAGAGTAAGTAAGATTTCGGTTACTGGAACGCCAAAGCGGCGTAACGGTTGAAAAAAGGTTTCTAAACCGGCAGTAATTTTTTCGGGGGCAGTGGTTAAAAGATAAAGATTGGTACTATAAATGAGGGTAAAAATGAGGGTGCTGACGCGAATGGCAAGGTCGAGAGACCGACGAGTCACAGTGAGCCAAGCTTCATTAATTAAGACGTACTGATAATCAGTTGGTTGGGGGAGGTCCAGATCGCTGCTGGGTAATCTGGGTTGATGGTTAATAGCAAGTCCATCATCGAAAATGCAGGTCAACACAAAGACTAATGTGCAAAGGATCAGTAGCCATCCCATCTGTTGTCGCCAAACGCGGAGGGGAATGCGAGCCAAGAACGTAATTAAAATTAAAGCAAAGACTAAGCCAATCCGCCACAGGGGATGCGCCAAAATGGGGGTGAGAAGAAACCCCATCAACCAAGCCAGTTTAATTCTTGGATCGAGATGATGAAGCCAAGTATCGGGTTTTTCTAAATATAAGCCAATGGGCAGCGATCGCAGTAAGTCCATATAACAATTAATAATTCAACTGAGTGGTCATGGGCTGATGATGCAAAGAATCAGTCGCTATCCATTATTAAGTTCTCCTACACTCTTGTTGCACGATTCAGTTTGTTTTCTTCGACATCTCGGGGTCGCTTACCACGCCAAATTAAACGTAAGGGTGTTCCAGTAAAGCCTAATTGTTCTCGGAATTGACGGTCAATATAACGGCGATAGGTATCATTGAAACGTTTAGGATCGTTCACGAATAGGGCAATGGTTGGCGGTTGGGTACTCACCTGCGTTCCGTAATAAATTCTGCCTTGTTTCCCTTGACGACTCGTCGGTGGAGAATACCAAGCCACTGCTTCTTGAATCACTTCATTGATCACAGCGGTACTGACACGGCGACGATGTTCTTGCACCGCAGTCTGAATGGAATCAAAAATGGTTTTTACCCGTTGTCCGGTTAAGGCACTGACAAATAAAATTTCTGACCAATACATAAAATAAACGCGATCGCGCAGCATTTTTTCATATTGATAAATTGTATTGGAATCTTTTTCTAACGCATCCCATTTATTCACAATAATAATCGCCGCTTTCCCTTCTTCTTCAATTCGTCCAGCGAGTTTCATATCTTGATCGGTAATGCTATCTAAGGCATCAATGACCAGGAGAGAAACATCAGAGCGTCGAATGGCTTTAAATGCCCGATTAATACTAAAAAATTCCGCACCATACCGAATGTTTTTCTTCTTGCGAATCCCTGCGGTATCAATCAAGCGATAGACTTGTCCTTGATGTTCAATTTGTAAATCAATGGCATCGCGAGTCGTCCCTGAAATCGGGCTAACAATGGAACGACTTGCCCCAGTTAGAGCATTGAGTAAACTGGATTTACCGACATTTGGACGACCAATAATCGCAACATTAATTTCGGTTTCTTCTGCTTCGGGTAAAGCTTCATAAGGGGGAAAAGTGGAGATCACAGCATCTAATAAATCGCCCGTTCCACTCCCATGAATACCGGAAACAGGATACGGTTCTCCTAACCCTAATTCCCAAAATTGTGCGGCTTGCATTAACCCTTGTTCCGGCGATTCACACTTATTCACCGCTAAATAAACCGGAACGTTTTGCTGACGTAACCACTCGGCAATTTCTTCATCTCCAGAAGTGGGTCCACTTTGCCCATCGACTACAAAAATTGCCGCAACGGCTTCTGATAACGCCATCATCGCTTGCTGTCGAATTTCCGGTAAAAATTCACTGTCATCATCAAAGACAATGCCACCAGTATCCACCACTAAAAAATCGCGATCGCGCCAAAAACTCGGTTGATATAAACGGTCGCGGGTAATTCCCGGTTCATCATGGACAATGGCATTGCGACTCCCCGTCAAACGATTCACTAACGTCGATTTTCCGACATTCGGACGACCAATAATTGCAACAATGGGTAACTTTTTCATAATAATAAATAAATGCGCGTCTTTAACCCACAGGTTGTAACGCGCCCTCCCTAAACGTTCATTGTAGTTTTCTTGTTGGCAATGTGAGCCAGACGATCTTTAAAAGGGAATGTCATCCAAATTTTTTTCTTCTTCCTGCGTTCCCCCTGCTGTTTGCGGTTGTGAAGTAGGAAACTCAACTAAATTATCCGTCTCTTTTTGAGCAGAAGGTTCGGGGGCAGTTCCCTTACCTATTCCATGAATGCGAGATAAGGTAAATTCTGCCCGTTTTTCTTTGAACCCTTCTTGACGTTCAAGAATGTTCATGCGCAGACGACCTTCTAAAATAACTTGATCCCCAGCGTGATAATTTTGAGCAACATCATTGGCTAAGTTATCTCCCCAAGCCACTACCTTTAAACTGGCCGGTGGATCATTATCGCGCAAACCGGAAAATTCCACCATCATTTCTGTTAAAGGAGTTTGATTTTCTTGCGTGTAGCGCAGTTGGGGTTGGCTGGTAATTTGTGCCATTAAAATACAACTATTCATCCTCTCCTCCTAAACTTTTTTGCTTCGTTTTAACATCAACTTAATCTCCATTTTAACCTGTCGGGTCGAGCCAACGTAGGACTTCTTTTTTCAATTGCGTAATATCGCGATAAAATTGCTGTTTCACCCATTGACCTAAGGCATCAAGTGGGGAAAAATTGTTTCCCGGTTGCCAATTCCATTCTTTCGGGTTGACGGGGGTCAAATGATTACCGGAAAGCTGCAAATAGGAGACTAAATTGGGAGAAGACGCTTCTAAAACGGGCTTTAAATCTTCAGTTTGATCAATGGTATCATCTTGAAAACGAACTAAAAGAGTCCGTGTTTTTCCGTAATCTTTTTTGACAATATCTAGGGTCCGTTCTGGGGAAGGTGTAAATTCCAAATCAAGAGCAATCAAATTATTTAATTGTTCCACCAAGGGAACCGCTTGTCGGGCTGGATAATTATTATAAGAAATGAGGAGATTTCCCGCCCGTTTCACTTCATATAAACTATTAATGAGTAAATGTAATTTGCAGCCCATACTATGCCCAATGCCATAAATGGGGAGATAGCGCTGAAATAAGCCCAACCGTTGATAGGCGGTTTCAAACCGATTCAAGGTTCGCTGCGCGATCGCGCTATGATTTAAGTCGTTTAAAAAGGGCGTCGCGATAACCGCGTATCCTTCCTCGGCTAAAGATTCCAACAACCAACTATAGGTCACTTGTGGCGCAGTCGCGACAAACGCCCCACCTAAAAAATGAATTAACCCTTTCGGTTGTGAAGGTAATAAAACTGAATTGCCCGCAACCTCTTCCCAATTCGTCATATTTGCAAAAAGTAACTCACACAATCGCCTTATTAATGTTAACTTTTATGAAAGCAAGCTCGCATCGAATTAACTATGCTAGAACTTTATCAATTTGAACTCTCCCAATTTAGCGAAAAAGTCCGTTTTCTTCTCGATTACAAGGGCTTAGAATACCGTAAAATTGAAGTGACCCCAGGGGTGGGACAAGTAGAAGTCTTCCAAATGTCAGGGCAGCGACAAGTCCCCGTCCTCAAAGATGGGGAAACTATTGTTGCTGACTCCACAGAAATCGCCATGTATTTGGAACGGACTTATCCAGAACGTCCCCTCATTCCCACAGCAGCGAAAGAAAAAGGATTAACCCTCCTCATGGAAGAATGGGCAGATGAATCCATTGGTGTCAAAAGTAGAAAAGCCTTCATTGGCGCTTTGAATCGCAACGAAGCTTTACGCGCTGCGGTTTTACCCACTGATACCCCTGAGTTTGTCAGAAGTATTGTTAGTGCCATTCCCTCTGATTTATTAGATGCTT of Cyanobacteria bacterium GSL.Bin1 contains these proteins:
- a CDS encoding DUF4335 domain-containing protein, whose product is MTIRRQYSLPNCSLILDGWTGDVNFNEDGNGRPLMSILVNAECRFLAEEHQSSVLQGDRDFLESLVRVVNNYAQSVLSGLTPEPTQDWVGESVQIKPLPEKNRHQLQLTRTEDGKPEEVIKIDLTTVELFDLVEAIDQLLNDGTTLPELTLSLHPHSRKIRSRNEPLAKKAQPAMTGVASLAVAAIALFFVPIPEIREPEPVEGNGSRREETLPSERGRAVPSGIKETLADLPRITDSDELAALGSNLQTTISQNLQQEVREESLRYRVWVTQTGDVLGYEQLAGPNLNITETPVLPNLLSLPVEGNTPQASAVGELEVTFNANGVVAVERE
- a CDS encoding ATP-dependent DNA helicase, coding for MTVIEAEVHTYLRSFLRNQPDLNWPHHLTMARLVARALRLKRSALMQTGTASGYCFSYLTPALLFARPVLVVAPKSKQKQLLDRAIPQLKEWLDTNTPVQVCENLANLSPEILSHHSGLILVSPQDWFADRLFEKGFLPEGIPTIFDEADDLEDWAREQLTLRISTRHWNELLNHYPQHADLIRDVRVELTKMLFNRPQNPYECLLLNEPEQEILKKLFVVLKETAPNHPFCQFFQQAQQSNQLLWADMYRERGEFTIACCPGSVSEELTPLWTQQPTVFIGGFLDWEKDAPVYRQKLGLPEMTCLRFARDRHQDAINLYIPDGMPMPNTREFQPALLEKIRHLITEGDFHSNLVVVLVSDVPLKRQTATALAGEFGSRVRLESTQLRENGILVCSWEFWQDYRQQLATPQLLIMTTIPLPSLENPIVAGQTAYYKQKRQDWFRLYLLPTALRELQRAVVPLREQQGVVALLDSRVNHRSYGKTVLSALEPYARVGNWHFVRQLLPFDCHDSIGVESDF
- a CDS encoding prephenate/arogenate dehydrogenase, producing MKVGIIGLGLIGGSLGLALRSRGHYILGISRHQETCTLACEKGIADKASVDFSLLQATEVVFICTPIGAILPTVEKLQPILSPDTILTDVGSVKSAVVNAVAPLWSNFIGGHPMAGTAEQGITAAKPDLFPGTRYVLTPTEHTPSQAQKTVTELVQSLETEVIICPPETHDQAVAWISHLPVFVSSSLIAASLQETDPEVAQLAQKLASSGFRDTSRVGGGNPELGVMMAKYNKEAVQRSLQVYQEQLETIKQVIEAENWDVLEMMLGQTKGARSRYDMTH
- a CDS encoding putative toxin-antitoxin system toxin component, PIN family is translated as MRLFIDTNVIISAILFPNSSVAEFMRYAIAWHTLVISQYVVDELYAVFERKFPNQIETLETFLIELSYELVDIDNIEPASRDDLTFLRDQADLPIVIAAIYSQCDYLITGDKDILTLELNSPKVMSPAAFYAFDTDEN
- a CDS encoding AbrB/MazE/SpoVT family DNA-binding domain-containing protein, whose translation is MELAKVTSKGQITIPVEIRKQLNLKPGDKVLFIEENGKITLANSSLTALSKIQEELSGAAEKAEIRNEEDVIQLVKEVRIENGQ
- a CDS encoding endonuclease/exonuclease/phosphatase, encoding MLRSIILFLVLVTLAACGSSAQVQAQDRLFPKMSVDFLDSYELPKQTFEKTPVGGLSGITYNQKKNLFYAISDDRSRNAPARFYTLDISVKLQETTPQIADVSVEDVTFLQTEAGEVFPKGEIDGEGIAFAPGNTVFISSEGNTEQNIYPFVKRFDLDTGVQKQTLPLPQRFLLPETEEDAPRGVRNNLGFESLTLNPSGVLSPEGDPFRVFTATESSLRQDQLPKDSEEPTRVRFLHYVVNPIGQPLPIAEHLYLLDEPPLGTVGNGLTEVLAIQPEGYFLTLERSYGLSGYGAKLFLMTIGNATDTSGVNTFNVELGGLQPLRKKLLFDFSELDFDIYNLEGLAVGPTLPDGSQSLFVISDDNFNEQEITQILLFRLQN
- the recJ gene encoding single-stranded-DNA-specific exonuclease RecJ, whose protein sequence is MSYWHIVPKPEIPDWFLTAVAQYHPPYSPYIAQLLWQRGIDDLDSLKQFLDPKTYTPTSGFAGFGRQMELAIQRCQQAWENQEKVVIWGDFDADGVTATSVLWEGLQPFFPTPESLSYYIPNRLTESHGLNEPGLRQLAANGVELVITCDTGSTNLAEMKIAKTLGIDLIITDHHTLPSEEPDVVAILNPKYLAPSHPLYHLSGVAVAYKLIEALSESFPEIPEQPAETLLDLVAIGLIADLVELRGDCRYLAQQGIQKLAQQLNHPTRPGIAELLKLCKRSGDRPMDIAFGIGPRINAISRIQGDATFAVELLTSQDETVCKQLAQQTEIANTRRKELQKEVETAVKWRIAELDLSTTGVIVLADSQWQPGVLGLVAGQIAQEYARPTILLNLDTANEEEISFARGSARSVQKIDLYQLLRSQQHLLHRFGGHPFAAGLSIKAENLPIFREAINQQFRQQYGSIAPEPTLAIDLIVTVQELGKELFQALKLLEPYGMGNPLPRLLIQNCWFEQVWNKNIQDYTGKKIRYIRTTFKICDETKPEGFPGMWWGHYKEELPENQSFDAVVELDFNAYQKEYEVRIVEVKAKQQQDSYSFGSDETLVLLDCRGEKTPVETKEPVLTVDNCPRHWEEITSTLEAGMKSNCAIALTYSSPHHLPAKEIWKQLLGIAKYLSRTEQIVTQEKLQTQLALSRKTLTLGLQALMSIGFHLEGEVAIKVTGTAKTDIFSPDAVQTFLAAVQEEQFRCQYFSEVPIDMIRKQGLAVSADSK
- a CDS encoding ribosome biogenesis GTPase Der codes for the protein MKKLPIVAIIGRPNVGKSTLVNRLTGSRNAIVHDEPGITRDRLYQPSFWRDRDFLVVDTGGIVFDDDSEFLPEIRQQAMMALSEAVAAIFVVDGQSGPTSGDEEIAEWLRQQNVPVYLAVNKCESPEQGLMQAAQFWELGLGEPYPVSGIHGSGTGDLLDAVISTFPPYEALPEAEETEINVAIIGRPNVGKSSLLNALTGASRSIVSPISGTTRDAIDLQIEHQGQVYRLIDTAGIRKKKNIRYGAEFFSINRAFKAIRRSDVSLLVIDALDSITDQDMKLAGRIEEEGKAAIIIVNKWDALEKDSNTIYQYEKMLRDRVYFMYWSEILFVSALTGQRVKTIFDSIQTAVQEHRRRVSTAVINEVIQEAVAWYSPPTSRQGKQGRIYYGTQVSTQPPTIALFVNDPKRFNDTYRRYIDRQFREQLGFTGTPLRLIWRGKRPRDVEENKLNRATRV
- a CDS encoding single-stranded DNA-binding protein, which codes for MNSCILMAQITSQPQLRYTQENQTPLTEMMVEFSGLRDNDPPASLKVVAWGDNLANDVAQNYHAGDQVILEGRLRMNILERQEGFKEKRAEFTLSRIHGIGKGTAPEPSAQKETDNLVEFPTSQPQTAGGTQEEEKNLDDIPF